In a genomic window of Gadus macrocephalus chromosome 9, ASM3116895v1:
- the LOC132465042 gene encoding polyunsaturated fatty acid lipoxygenase ALOX15B-like: MLGLYYPTDDEVSGDAELQRWIQDIFTKGFLGNSSSGMPESFITVEAVVKFVTMVIFTTSAQHAAVNSGQVDIFSWFPNSPLQLRKAPPTTKGLVTMDTILETLPNIGDTVAFIISSLVLYKKYMDSVVLGSYPEERFCEPAAKRIIENFQKELSSIEERIITRNASLDVPYCYLQPSEIENSVSI; this comes from the exons ATGCTGGGACTCTACTACCCTACAGACGACGAGGTGTCTGGGGATGCAGAGCTCCAGAGATGGATCCAAGATATCTTCACAAAGGGCTTCCTGGGCAACAGCAGCTCAG GGATGCCAGAGTCCTTCATCACAGTGGAAGCGGTTGTCAAGTTTGTCACCATGGTGATCTTCACAACATCTGCTCAACACGCAGCTGTAAACAGTGGACAGGTGGACATCTTT AGCTGGTTCCCAAACTCCCCTCTGCAGCTTCGAAAAGCACCGCCAACTACCAAGGGACTGGTTACCATGGATACCATTCTGGAGACACTGCCAAACATTGGTGACACGGTCGCCTTCATCATCAGTTCATTGGTTCTATACAAGAAATACATGGACTCT GTTGTTCTTGGTTCCTACCCTGAGGAACGTTTTTGTGAGCCGGCGGCCAAGCGGATTATAGAGAACTTCCAGAAGGAGCTCTCCAGCATCGAGGAAAGGATCATAACGAGGAACGCAAGTCTGGATGTCCCGTACTGCTACCTGCAACCCTCGGAGATCGAGAATAGTGTGTCTATATGA